The Arvicanthis niloticus isolate mArvNil1 chromosome 9, mArvNil1.pat.X, whole genome shotgun sequence genomic interval GGGTGAACAAGAAAACAGTGCTAAGTGTGCTTTCCCCACAGACCTGCAAGCTTCTAGCATCAAAGTCACACAAATTCATTTCACCTCAGACCTGTCACAGTCTGAATGGTATGATACTACCTTGTGAGACTAGTAACAAGGtttatatagttaaaaaaaaaaaaaaaaaaaaaaaaaacaataggttttagggctttttaaaatttttgtactAAAATATGACTCAACTATTTGTACTGGCTATTTGTATTCTTATGGTTTTTTCTCCAGTTCAAGTACATGCTTTACAGAGTAAAAAGACACACAGGGTGCTGACACAAAGTGAGGGCTTGCACTGGATTTGTATACATTGTTCCTAATGAATTTTTCTAGAAAACATCAGTCATTGaatgtaaatgttgcttttatttccccAGATGAGGTGATGAGATGAGAACCCCATCCAAGCTGTGTAAattaatcttccaagctgactgaataaatctgtcttctctcagcttctgactgaattcctctgcctggcctcatactatctttggcaatatgttctaatcttctggccccttctcattctctggctcattatgtcttcagctgtgtctaacattttctttctgtaacCTATCTCTGTAAAACTATCCCAATAaaacacacctctctctctctctctctctctctctctctctctctctctctctctctctctctctctcacacacacacacacatacacacaatcttgCTTTTAAATAGTCTCTCTCACCTGTGCTGTTgtcctgagagttgggcatatcctctGACTCATTGTGACAATTCTCTGATTTGTTACTCTGCCTCTCAATTAGCCATCATTTTCAAATatgactgctttcttctacaaaggaaccttaccttcattgttagagCGTGTCTGTATTTCAACCAGATCATACTGTATTCTCGGGCATGTCTGAATTCTGGCAAGATTAAAGAGacatagaaggtctttggatgtgatcttttgccagagcagccatgttgctagaaaaaaaatttatctaCAACTGAAGTTCCTCAGTACTCAAAGGTGAAGTGCAttataacaaaaaacaaaaaaaaacaaacaaacaaacaaaaaggaaatatacAACTATACTTAGTATAATTAAGAAGTGGCCAATCTGTTCTTAGGAAAACAAAATTATTGTCAGCTACCTATATTGTGGCTTTTTTGTGCCTCATTGGAATTCATAACACTAGAACCAGTAACCACCCGTATTATAAAAACTCGCAAGACATAGACTTTTTCTAGCTGGTATCTTGTTAAAATCAATACGTAAGTCAATAGGATCAGGTATTTGTCCTCTGAGAACAGCTAAGACCACATGCGTAGAAACACAATAGCATGACAATACATAGCAAGTACAACATTTATGAACATTTAATATGTGACAAATACTGCACACAGAATTTTATATAgatttctagtttttgttttgtaatggaTTCAATTCTTCAATAATAATGTAAGAGTCCTTTATGGGTAACCTCATTTTGTGACTTGAATAAATTGAGAAATGATACAACCTATCTTTGGCCTGTGACTGTTAAGTAGCCAGTGAAATTCCAAAGAGCTAATTGAAACACAGATGTTAGGtatatacacattttcttttttcagtgctAGGGAGTGAAGTTAGATTCTCACTCTGCTAGTGTTCTTCCACACAGCTGTTTTTTGCCTGAGATATATTTTCACATGTACATATTGAATATATTTGCATGTTTATAAAAAATTGTAATGAGACAGAGTAGTCATTGCTTTCTTCAGCCAAGATCAGATGGCTATTAGAATATAGgggaatagaatagaatatagttGCTATTTTCCTTCCATAGTTTTGCTACAGTAATGTCTTACATATAAGTATTTGAGCTTGGAACACTCTTGCTGAATGTGTCTACAGAATGTAGCatttggagaagaaaacaatctatGAAAACAAATGTGATATTAATGAAAATACCACAGATAATTAAAGATGCACACTCTTTCATGAACTACCATCCGTGTTTGGGTTTTACTAAGAGTGACCGTTCATCTTTTTAGAAGCATAAACATACACTTTCTAAAATAATCttggtttttaaataaatgctaTTTTTCTAGGTTTCCCTGGGAATTCCAAGTATGAGTGTGGACTGAAGGCCTATCCTGAAGTATGTGCAGTTCTAATTATAAAGGTGAAGGAGTTCTAGCTAGTGTCAGTGCAATAAGTGGGCCATAATGAGAGCACCAGAGTCTGCTGGGATATTCTGAAAGCATTCTGAACACATTTCTTCAGCTAAATGCTTGGCTATACCCTTGTAGTAAACAAAAGGCAGTCTACAGAATAAGCATAACATTTCCCCTGATCTAATTTTCAGACACGTCTCCAGATTTTGATTTGGCTGAAGTAACTCCCACAAGGACCTGTGCACATACCTGGAATTGAGTGACACGGCTTAAAGACTTCAGATTGCTTCCTGCCTCTTGGGAAGTTCGGAAAACCATAAGTTCAGACTCTGGAATTCTGTTCAAGTGAGACTCGCCTGGATGTTTCCACTGTCTGCTTGCTGTTCTCCTTGCCACTGAATAGTGTTCAGATCTTGGTCAGGAACTGGGTGTGGTTGGCAAGCCACCATGGCCAGATTGAGCACTGGGAAAGCAGCTTGCCGGATGGTGCTGGGCCTGCTGATAGCATCATTAACTGAGTCTTCCATACTGAATAGTGAGTGTCCTCAGCTTTGTGTTTGTGAAATTCGTCCTTGGTTTACCCCACAGTCTACATACAGAGAAGCCACCACTGTTGATTGTAATGACCTCCGCCTAACAAGGATCCCTGGCAACCTCTCTAGTGACACACAAGTGCTTCTCTTACAGAGCAATAACATCGCCAAGACCGTGGACGAGCTGCAGCAGCTTTTCAACTTGACTGAGCTGGATTTCTCCCAGAACAACTTTACAAACATCAAAGAGGTAGGACTGGCAAACTTGACCCAGCTCACAACCCTGCATCTAGAGGAAAATCAGATTTCAGAGATGACAGATTACTGTCTGCAAGACCTCAGCAACCTTCAAGAACTCTACATCAACCACAACCAGATCAGTACAATCTCTGCTAACGCCTTTTCTGGCTTGAAAAATCTCTTAAGGCTGCACCTGAATTCCAATAAATTGAAAGTGATCGATAGCCGCTGGTTTGATTCCACACCCAACCTGGAAATCCTCATGATTGGGGAAAACCCTGTGATCGGAATCCTGGATATGAACTTCAGACCGCTCTCCAACCTGAGAAGCTTAGTGTTAGCAGGAATGTACCTCACTGATGTTCCGGGAAACGCCTTGGTAGGCTTGGATAGCCTCGAGAGCCTGTCTTTCTATGACAACAAACTGATCAAAGTCCCTCAACTTGCTCTTCAGAAAGTTCCAAATTTGAAATTCTTAGACCTCAATAAAAATCCCATTCACAAAATCCAAGAAGGGGACTTTAAAAACATGCTTCGGTTGAAAGAACTGGGGATCAACAACATGGGCGAGCTAGTTTCAGTGGACCGCTATGCCCTGGATAACCTGCCAGAGTTGACAAAGCTGGAAGCAACCAATAACCCTAAACTGTCCTACATCCACCGCTTGGCTTTCCGGAGTGTCCCGGCTCTAGAGAGCTTGATGTTGAACAACAACGCCTTGAATGCCGTGTACCAAAAAACAGTGGAATCTCTTCCCAACCTGCGTGAGATCAGCATTCACAGCAATCCCCTGAGGTGTGACTGTGTGATCCACTGGATCAACTCCAACAAAACCAACATTCGCTTCATGGAGCCCCTCTCCATGTTCTGTGCCATGCCACCTGAGCACAGAGGACAGCAGGTGAAGGAGGTATTAATCCAGGACTCAAGCGAGCAGTGTCTCCCAATGATATCACATGACACATTTCCAAATCATTTAAACATGGACATTGGCACAACACTTTTCCTAGACTGTCGAGCCATGGCTGAGCCAGAACCAGAGATTTACTGGGTCACTCCCATTGGAAATAAGATAACTGTGGAAACTCTTTCAGATAAATACAAGCTGAGTAGTGAGGGCACCTTGGAGATAGCAAATATACAGATTGAAGACTCAGGAAGGTACACATGTGTCGCCCAGAATGTCCAAGGAGCAGACACTCGAGTGGCAACAGTCAAGGTTAATGGAACTCTTCTAGATGGTGCCCAGGTGCTGAAAATATATGTCAAACAGACAGAATCTCATTCGATTTTAGTATCCTGGAAAGTTAATTCCAATGTCATGACATCAAACTTAAAATGGTCATCTGCCACTATGAAGATCGACAACCCCCATATAACATACACAGCCAGGGTGCCCGTAGATGTTCATGAATATAACCTAACACATCTGCAGCCTTCTACAGATTATGAAGTGTGTCTCACGGTGTCCAACATTCACCAGCAGACTCAAAAGTCATGTGTCAATGTCACAACCAAAACCGCTGCCTTCGCCCTGGACATCTCTGACCATGAAACCAGCACTGCCCTTGCTGCCGTGATGGGGTCCATGTTCGCTGTCATCAGTCTAGCATCCATTGCTATTTACATTGCAAAAAGGTTTAAGAGGAAAAATTACCACCATTCACTTAAGAAGTATATGCAGAAAACCTCATCCATCCCGCTGAACGAGCTCTACCCCCCACTCATTAACCTCTGGGAAGGTGACAGTGACAAGgacaaagatggctcagcagacaccAAGCCAACCCAGGTCGACACATCCAGAAGCTATTACATGTGGTAACTCAGTGGGAATTTTGCTTCTGGTAGTAAGGAGCACAAAGACATTTTTGCTTTATTCTGCAAAAGTAACAAGGTGAAGACTTTTATATTTTGACTTTGCTAGTTGTGGCAGAGTGGAGAGGATGGATGGATATTTCAGAGTTTTTTAGTATAGCGTATCGCAAGGGTTTGACACAGCTGGTAGTGACTCTCAGCTTCcagtttgtgtttggtttttatctTTATCATTATTATGattgttattatattattattattatcattattttattttagttgatGTGCTAAAACTCAATAATGCTGTCTTAACTACAATGctcaataaaaatgattaatgaCAGGTTGGGGTTCTCCTGTGCTTGACCCCTTTCTTCTGAAGCCATCAATCCGAAGAACTGAACTTGTCTTCTCAACAGCTAACATATGGTTTGGAAGCAGCATTAAATCTTTGGTAGCAAACTGGTCTACAGACTTTCAACTCAAGCTAAGACTAAACTTGCTACTTTGTTGAATGATGTTAGTTGACTGTACTGTAATGTTGTATCAACTGAACTGAATGTTTGCCTTTCAGCAacaactttcttttcttccctccttgttttttaatagttgaaGAGGCTTAGAACAAGCTAACAGGCAATAGAAATATGTATATCAGATTTTCTAATGTAATGAACTACATGTTAATTGTTACtatattctttttatctttagtagacacttttaaagaagaaaagataattttgttGTGTTTAACTCACCAACTTGGTGTATAATGAAGACAGAAGTATAATAAATTAGTTTGTTCTGATTTTTTAGAACACTTGCAATAATGTATCATTTATCAGTTCTTGCTAGTTGCCTAGGTAATATCATTCTCACCAATGCAAAGATATGCAGAATATGTGTGCATGCTGTCTTTTACAGTCAGGCCCTAaaatcttttgctttctttttgtaaaGAAAGAAGTATCCATTTTATCTAAGACatcctgggccagtgagatggctcagtgagaaacAATGCCTGCGGCCAAACCTGACCTGAATTTCATCCTCAGGccccacatgatggaagaaaagacagacttTGAGTTGTCCCCTCACCACAATAAACTGATCCATGAAATGCACACCGAGgtgtatccacacacatacacacatacaataaacaaaTTCATTAGAAGACATTAATTAATGGATTCATTTTAAGGAACAGGATTTCTATATTTTCAATATCACTGAAAATAGCTGTTAAAGAAAGTGTTCATATAAAGAAAAAGTGTATACTACTGTAACCCAGACAGgtgtttatataaagaaaaaaaaacacatactatTGTAACCCAGGCATAACTACACATAGAATGtatcactctctgcctttcaTTAATTTTACAGTATGACATTCTCTAATGTTTCAAAACTTATTATAGTATCCCATTTAATAGCTGTCTATGTGCTTATGGGTTATTGATTGCTATGGAGATTTCTTCTGGAGAAGATGGTTGATGCAGAGTGATTTCCCAAGGTTGACGTTTGTCATCCAAGTATCACACACAGTTTATCTCAATTGACTATTTCAGGATTGCATAGGAGCTATGTCTGTGGAGTTCAGAACAGGGGAGTTAGGTTTGCAGCATCCTATGAAGGTTAGAGGAGGCAGATTAAAAGGTATAAGTAGACGACAAAAGACCTGTCTGAACATCTGTATTgataagacagaaagaaaggaaagcggTGTTTCAGGAGGCAGCTGCTGTTTCTGTGGACACGCTGCTGCATCAGGACTGATGGGACTGTAGAAAGGGGCTAAGAGGAGACAGGTGTcagatgagaagaagaaaggacaaacaacaaacagaaagtcCAGCTGAGGCAAAAAGGGACAGCACTTTCATTATCAAAGCTTTGTTTTGTGAATCACCCTTTGTTAGATCAGCCTTTGCATCTCCAGACCTCAAGGGAGTAGGGAACGGAATCCCAGATTCTGCAAACTGCAACCATAATATATCCAATATCAGAATGAAAGGCATTGTTCAGAGACTTCATTTGCTGATAAGAATAACAGAGGGCACAGGGAGGCTGTGTGACCCTCAGGGAGCCTCCTCTGCCCTCCATCGATTTCTCTAGGCCCAGTCGTTTTACAGTTCTTACCATCTGTGCCCCTGCTTCAAACATGCAGGACATCTATAAACTCCCATTTACCTGGAATAAGGTTTAGAGCAGATGCAGTCCAGAGTATTAGCAAGGTATCTTGCATTGTTTTACTGCCAAGTTCACCTAGGAGACAGAATTGAAGATGTTCCCTCTCCAACAACAGGCATTCTTATCTAAAGACATTTGAGCAGCAGATCGCTTAATTACAAATCTGGAAGTCATGAGGCAGGTCAGCACCAAAGCAGAAGGCCTAGAGCCGCTGCAGTTGCAAGAAGACGTCATTTACCCATAAAGCCATGTTTTGAGCTGGCATGGAACAAGCCCACTCAGCCATTCCTCCATTTTGAAAACAGGACAGGCATAGGGGAATCCAAATGTTCATTGGAAGAACATTATTTCCCAGGACAGTTTGGAGTAATtacttcttttgtttaaaaaattaccaCAACTAATTTTATCCTATCAATGTCACTGGCTTGGTTTACACTTGATGGTAATCAAGATGGCTTCTCCTTAGTCAAGTTTTTACTCATGTACAATTCATTGGTAAGTTAAGCAGCCAGTGAAATTAGACATCAGGCTAGATCCTGATGGATGGGGTAGTCCTCTCAGCTTTACCCATGTCATGGCTGCTATAGGTCATGTTCTAGTCTCCTGTTTTCCCTTTTGCTTccggttgtcctctgacctgatTCTCCAGGTTTATTTTTGGAGCAGTTTCTTAAAATAAGCATTCCCTAATCCATTCATTTAATTAATGGTAAAGCAAACTGGAGCCATGAATATAAAAAGATATATTATGTTTGATATCACTGTTTATAGTTTGTCTTTGTATAGCAAAAAGAATCATTAACCAGTCTTGGCAAAGGGGACCTAAGTCTATTGTTCTCCCCCATTGGTCTCTGAAGACAGCAcagtttgtgtgtttgctttctg includes:
- the Lrrn1 gene encoding leucine-rich repeat neuronal protein 1 gives rise to the protein MARLSTGKAACRMVLGLLIASLTESSILNSECPQLCVCEIRPWFTPQSTYREATTVDCNDLRLTRIPGNLSSDTQVLLLQSNNIAKTVDELQQLFNLTELDFSQNNFTNIKEVGLANLTQLTTLHLEENQISEMTDYCLQDLSNLQELYINHNQISTISANAFSGLKNLLRLHLNSNKLKVIDSRWFDSTPNLEILMIGENPVIGILDMNFRPLSNLRSLVLAGMYLTDVPGNALVGLDSLESLSFYDNKLIKVPQLALQKVPNLKFLDLNKNPIHKIQEGDFKNMLRLKELGINNMGELVSVDRYALDNLPELTKLEATNNPKLSYIHRLAFRSVPALESLMLNNNALNAVYQKTVESLPNLREISIHSNPLRCDCVIHWINSNKTNIRFMEPLSMFCAMPPEHRGQQVKEVLIQDSSEQCLPMISHDTFPNHLNMDIGTTLFLDCRAMAEPEPEIYWVTPIGNKITVETLSDKYKLSSEGTLEIANIQIEDSGRYTCVAQNVQGADTRVATVKVNGTLLDGAQVLKIYVKQTESHSILVSWKVNSNVMTSNLKWSSATMKIDNPHITYTARVPVDVHEYNLTHLQPSTDYEVCLTVSNIHQQTQKSCVNVTTKTAAFALDISDHETSTALAAVMGSMFAVISLASIAIYIAKRFKRKNYHHSLKKYMQKTSSIPLNELYPPLINLWEGDSDKDKDGSADTKPTQVDTSRSYYMW